Proteins encoded in a region of the Clostridium butyricum genome:
- a CDS encoding RDD family protein, whose product MEKDNVKENETEVNTDEKEENSVELSKEHEENTNNELQDLIEDHEEVDSKENNKPSFGKEIFANLLDQFVILAGSSVILLIADVVMRMFGYQFVRETGILVAVVMCVYFVINCFYVQLMERTKLKNTIAKKILNL is encoded by the coding sequence TTGGAAAAAGATAATGTAAAAGAAAATGAAACAGAAGTTAATACAGATGAAAAAGAAGAAAATAGTGTAGAGCTTTCAAAAGAACATGAAGAAAATACAAATAATGAACTTCAAGATTTAATTGAAGATCATGAAGAAGTTGATTCTAAAGAAAATAATAAGCCATCATTTGGCAAGGAGATATTTGCAAATCTTTTAGATCAGTTTGTGATTCTTGCAGGTTCATCAGTTATATTATTAATAGCAGACGTAGTTATGCGTATGTTTGGATATCAGTTTGTAAGAGAAACTGGAATATTAGTAGCAGTAGTTATGTGTGTATACTTTGTTATAAACTGTTTCTATGTACAGCTAATGGAAAGAACAAAATTAAAAAATACTATTGCAAAGAAGATATTAAATCTATAA
- the rlmD gene encoding 23S rRNA (uracil(1939)-C(5))-methyltransferase RlmD, which produces MRRGSDLQVKIEKLQFPSTGIGHAEDKIIYVKNAFPGQTVTGRVKRKREEYADVKLLQVDERADYEIQAPCPHFGVCGGCSSQSLPYEKQLEFLSEEVKALFDEAGVPTGEYLGIQGSPTQFEYRNKMEFTFGDEAKGAPLGVGMHMIGKSFGIVTVDQCMLIDEDYRKVIRLTVDYFREQNLPYYRIMKAEGYLRHLVIRKAKNTGELLVNLVTTTQIDFDLSDYVKLLRNESYDGRLVSIIHTENDSKSDAVIPEKVNVLYGKDYIREELLGLEFNISPFSFFQTNTKGAEQLYSMVRDFMGDSENKVVFDLYCGTGTIGQIVAPKAKKVVGIELIEEAVEAAKENAKLNGLENCEFLAGDVAEIIKNVKDKPDIIILDPPRSGVHPKALDYVIKFNAPEIIYVSCNPKTLVTDLEVLTQKGYKVVQTKVKDMFPNTPHAETVVKLTKTKGMK; this is translated from the coding sequence ATGAGAAGAGGAAGCGACTTACAAGTTAAAATAGAAAAATTACAATTTCCATCAACAGGGATTGGTCATGCAGAAGATAAAATAATATATGTTAAAAATGCATTTCCAGGTCAGACTGTAACAGGAAGAGTAAAGAGAAAAAGAGAAGAATATGCTGACGTAAAGTTATTACAAGTTGATGAAAGAGCAGATTATGAAATACAAGCACCATGTCCTCATTTTGGAGTATGTGGAGGATGTTCATCACAAAGTCTTCCATATGAAAAACAGTTGGAATTTTTAAGTGAAGAAGTTAAAGCATTATTTGACGAAGCTGGTGTACCAACTGGTGAGTATCTTGGAATACAAGGAAGCCCAACACAGTTTGAATACAGAAATAAGATGGAATTCACATTTGGAGATGAAGCTAAGGGAGCTCCACTAGGTGTGGGTATGCATATGATAGGTAAATCTTTTGGTATAGTAACAGTTGATCAATGTATGCTGATTGATGAAGACTACAGAAAAGTAATAAGATTAACAGTAGATTATTTCAGAGAACAAAATTTACCTTATTATAGAATAATGAAAGCAGAAGGATACTTAAGACACTTAGTAATAAGAAAAGCTAAGAATACTGGTGAGCTTTTAGTTAACTTAGTAACAACAACTCAAATAGACTTTGATTTAAGCGATTATGTGAAGTTACTAAGAAATGAAAGTTATGATGGAAGATTAGTATCTATAATACATACAGAAAATGATTCAAAATCTGATGCAGTTATACCTGAAAAGGTTAATGTACTTTATGGTAAAGACTATATAAGAGAAGAATTATTAGGATTAGAATTTAACATATCACCATTTTCATTCTTCCAAACTAATACAAAGGGAGCAGAACAGCTTTATTCAATGGTACGTGATTTCATGGGAGATAGTGAAAATAAGGTTGTATTTGACCTTTATTGTGGAACAGGAACAATAGGTCAGATAGTAGCTCCAAAAGCTAAGAAAGTTGTAGGAATAGAACTTATAGAAGAAGCAGTTGAAGCAGCAAAAGAAAATGCTAAGCTTAATGGATTAGAAAACTGTGAATTCTTAGCGGGAGATGTTGCTGAAATAATAAAGAATGTAAAGGATAAGCCGGACATAATAATCTTAGATCCACCAAGAAGTGGGGTGCATCCAAAGGCTCTTGATTACGTAATCAAGTTCAATGCACCAGAAATTATTTATGTTTCTTGTAACCCTAAGACATTAGTAACTGATTTAGAAGTTCTTACTCAAAAGGGGTATAAAGTAGTTCAGACTAAGGTTAAGGATATGTTCCCTAATACACCTCATGCTGAGACAGTTGTTAAACTTACGAAGACCAAAGGGATGAAGTAA